A DNA window from Hordeum vulgare subsp. vulgare chromosome 1H, MorexV3_pseudomolecules_assembly, whole genome shotgun sequence contains the following coding sequences:
- the LOC123429375 gene encoding cationic amino acid transporter 2, vacuolar-like isoform X12: protein MQQGSRLSWSDLQSLARRKPAASAAAADGRRLAKALSVPHLTAIGVGSTIGAGIYVLVGTVAHDHAGPALTLSFLIAGIAAALSALCYAELSCRFPSAGSAYHYSYICIGESVAWLIGWALILEYTIGGSSVARGISPNLIPFYVSQALFFGGQDKLPFFLAQVHVKWLDTPVDPCAAILVLIVTALLCLGIKESSLVEGVITIANVAIMLFVICAGGWLGFQNGWPGYDVPKGYFPNGAGGVFSGSATLFFAYIGFDAVASTAEEVKNPQRDLPWGMGLTLSMCCFLYMMVSAVIVGLVPYYAMDPDTPISSAFDQYGMQWAAYVISSGAVLALIASLIGAILPQPRIVMAMSRDGLLPPIFSAVSQRTQVPTLSTILTGICAATLAFFMDVSQLAGMVSVGTLLAFTMVAISLLIVRYSPPNDMPMVGADPPSLESLALHTGHSEADEGVLEGPFGNVDEALTASEVTNMVRGQKAKRCILMVCFGVIIFVPAVSFSSLPFYIRCTTCALGGLLLLGATVVLSCIGQDVRSSRQTEGFMCPLVPVLPICCILINMYLLMNLGSHTWIRVSVWLAAGALIYLFYGRNHSSLTGTAYERVSPA from the exons GTGTTGGCTCGACGATTGGCGCCGGCATCTATGTCCTGGTAGGAACGGTGGCCCATGACCATGCAGGACCAGCCTTGACACTTTCCTTTCTAATTGCTGGCATTGCTGCTGCTCTTTCTGCCTTGTGTTATGCCGAGCTTTCTTGCCGCTTCCCTTCAGCAGGGAGTGCTTATCACTATTCCTACATTTGCATTGGCGAGAG TGTCGCTTGGCTGATCGGTTGGGCTTTGATTCTCGAGTACACAATCGGTGGATCATCAGTGGCACGTGGCATCTCACCAAACTTG ATACCATTTTATGTTTCTCAGGCTCTGTTTTTTGGTGGCCAAGACAAGTTGCCCTTCTTCTTAGCACAAGTACATGTTAAATGGCTTGACACCCCAGTTGATCCTTGTGCTGCCATTCTTGTCCTCATAGTGACCGCATTACTCTGTCTGGGAATAAAGGAG AGCTCACTTGTGGAAGGCGTCATCACCATTGCAAATGTCGCAATTATGCTGTTTGTCATCTGTGCCGGTGGATGGTTAGGATTCCAGAATGGCTGGCCTGGTTATGATGTTCCGAAAGG TTACTTTCcgaatggtgcaggtggagtttttTCTGGATCAGCAACCCTCTTCTTTGCTTACATTGGCTTTGATGCAGTTGCCAGTACAGCTGAAGAG GTGAAGAATCCTCAACGTGATCTTCCATGGGGAATGGGTTTGACTTTGTCAATGTGCTGCTTCCTCTACATGATGGTTTCTGCTGTTATTGTCGGACTGGTGCCATATTATGCAATGGATCCTGACACCCCTATTTCATCTGCATTTGATCAATACGGAATGCAATGGGCAGC GTATGTCATTTCCAGTGGGGCTGTTCTTGCTCTCATAGCATCACTGATTGGCGCTATTCTCCCTCAG CCAAGAATTGTCATGGCTATGTCAAGAGATGGACTGCTTCCCCCAATATTCTCAGCTGTTAGTCAACGGACTCAAGTCCCAACATTGAGCACAATTCTGACTGGGATATGTGCTGCTACCCTTGCTTTTTTCATGGATGTGTCACAATTGGCAGGGATG GTAAGCGTGGGCACACTATTGGCATTTACAATGGTTGCGATTTCTCTTTTAATAGTAAGATATTCTCCTCCGAATGATATGCCAATGGTAGGTGCTGATCCACCCTCACTTGAATCACTAGCTTTACACACTGGGCATTCAGAGGCAGATGAGGGAGTTTTGGAAGGTCCTTTTGGCAATG TTGATGAAGCACTTACTGCTAGCGAGGTCACCAACATGGTAAGGGGACAAAAAGCTAAAAGATGCATATTGATGGTTTGCTTTGGGGTCATCATCTTTGTACCAGCGGTTTCTTTCTCCTCCTTGCCATT TTACATACGATGCACAACATGTGCCTTAGGTGGCTTGCTCTTGCTCGGTGCTACCGTTGTACTTTCATGCATCGGACAAGACGTGCGGTCTTCACGACAAACTGAAG GTTTCATGTGCCCGCTTGTACCTGTACTTCCAATATGCTGCATCCTCATCAACATGTACCTTCTTATGAACCTCGG GAGTCACACGTGGATCCGCGTTTCTGTATGGCTTGCGGCTGGTGCACTAATATATCTCTTCTACGGCCGAAATCACAGTTCCCTGACAGGAACGGCCTACGAGCGCGTATCACCTGCATGA
- the LOC123429375 gene encoding cationic amino acid transporter 3, mitochondrial-like isoform X1 — MVIVALHRLLPRLSSVHVALPRHLSRLSPVGAYDSMDCASSTRLPLALGACLHTVSSSPPTIADDTGHATPPSLAASTCGGGRFSPRATTPPTSAVYFTEDEIARLHALLIASDSLLTGASTSTPSVALLTEWEIGRFRCLIAASSTWSVGSTTDSSGIVRPPSTQAGVGSTIGAGIYVLVGTVAHDHAGPALTLSFLIAGIAAALSALCYAELSCRFPSAGSAYHYSYICIGESVAWLIGWALILEYTIGGSSVARGISPNLIPFYVSQALFFGGQDKLPFFLAQVHVKWLDTPVDPCAAILVLIVTALLCLGIKESSLVEGVITIANVAIMLFVICAGGWLGFQNGWPGYDVPKGYFPNGAGGVFSGSATLFFAYIGFDAVASTAEEVKNPQRDLPWGMGLTLSMCCFLYMMVSAVIVGLVPYYAMDPDTPISSAFDQYGMQWAAYVISSGAVLALIASLIGAILPQPRIVMAMSRDGLLPPIFSAVSQRTQVPTLSTILTGICAATLAFFMDVSQLAGMVSVGTLLAFTMVAISLLIVRYSPPNDMPMVGADPPSLESLALHTGHSEADEGVLEGPFGNVDEALTASEVTNMVRGQKAKRCILMVCFGVIIFVPAVSFSSLPFYIRCTTCALGGLLLLGATVVLSCIGQDVRSSRQTEGFMCPLVPVLPICCILINMYLLMNLGSHTWIRVSVWLAAGALIYLFYGRNHSSLTGTAYERVSPA; from the exons ATGGTGATTGTCGCTCTACACCGACTCCTACCGCGACTTTCATCGGTGCATGTCGCTCTCCCCCGACACCTCTCGCGACTTTCACCGGTTGGTGCCTATGACTCCATGGACTGTGCTTCATCCACGCGTCTTCCCTTGGCGCTTGGTGCTTGTCTGCACACGGTCTCGTCTTCTCCACCGACCATTGCCGACGATACTGGTCATGCTACACCGCCATCTTTAGCGGCTTCCACATGTGGTGGTGGTCGTTTCTCTCCTCGTGCCACTACGCCGCCTACTTCAGCTGTGTACTTCACCGAGGACGAGATTGCGCGACTTCACGCCCTGCTGATTGCCTCCGACTCTCTATTGACGGGTGCGTCTACATCGACACCTTCAGTTGCGCTCCTGACTGAGTGGGAGATTGGGAGATTTCGCTGCCTGATAGCTGCATCTTCGACATGGTCTGTTGGTTCTACTACGGACTCTTCTGGAATTGtgagaccaccttctacacaagcag GTGTTGGCTCGACGATTGGCGCCGGCATCTATGTCCTGGTAGGAACGGTGGCCCATGACCATGCAGGACCAGCCTTGACACTTTCCTTTCTAATTGCTGGCATTGCTGCTGCTCTTTCTGCCTTGTGTTATGCCGAGCTTTCTTGCCGCTTCCCTTCAGCAGGGAGTGCTTATCACTATTCCTACATTTGCATTGGCGAGAG TGTCGCTTGGCTGATCGGTTGGGCTTTGATTCTCGAGTACACAATCGGTGGATCATCAGTGGCACGTGGCATCTCACCAAACTTG ATACCATTTTATGTTTCTCAGGCTCTGTTTTTTGGTGGCCAAGACAAGTTGCCCTTCTTCTTAGCACAAGTACATGTTAAATGGCTTGACACCCCAGTTGATCCTTGTGCTGCCATTCTTGTCCTCATAGTGACCGCATTACTCTGTCTGGGAATAAAGGAG AGCTCACTTGTGGAAGGCGTCATCACCATTGCAAATGTCGCAATTATGCTGTTTGTCATCTGTGCCGGTGGATGGTTAGGATTCCAGAATGGCTGGCCTGGTTATGATGTTCCGAAAGG TTACTTTCcgaatggtgcaggtggagtttttTCTGGATCAGCAACCCTCTTCTTTGCTTACATTGGCTTTGATGCAGTTGCCAGTACAGCTGAAGAG GTGAAGAATCCTCAACGTGATCTTCCATGGGGAATGGGTTTGACTTTGTCAATGTGCTGCTTCCTCTACATGATGGTTTCTGCTGTTATTGTCGGACTGGTGCCATATTATGCAATGGATCCTGACACCCCTATTTCATCTGCATTTGATCAATACGGAATGCAATGGGCAGC GTATGTCATTTCCAGTGGGGCTGTTCTTGCTCTCATAGCATCACTGATTGGCGCTATTCTCCCTCAG CCAAGAATTGTCATGGCTATGTCAAGAGATGGACTGCTTCCCCCAATATTCTCAGCTGTTAGTCAACGGACTCAAGTCCCAACATTGAGCACAATTCTGACTGGGATATGTGCTGCTACCCTTGCTTTTTTCATGGATGTGTCACAATTGGCAGGGATG GTAAGCGTGGGCACACTATTGGCATTTACAATGGTTGCGATTTCTCTTTTAATAGTAAGATATTCTCCTCCGAATGATATGCCAATGGTAGGTGCTGATCCACCCTCACTTGAATCACTAGCTTTACACACTGGGCATTCAGAGGCAGATGAGGGAGTTTTGGAAGGTCCTTTTGGCAATG TTGATGAAGCACTTACTGCTAGCGAGGTCACCAACATGGTAAGGGGACAAAAAGCTAAAAGATGCATATTGATGGTTTGCTTTGGGGTCATCATCTTTGTACCAGCGGTTTCTTTCTCCTCCTTGCCATT TTACATACGATGCACAACATGTGCCTTAGGTGGCTTGCTCTTGCTCGGTGCTACCGTTGTACTTTCATGCATCGGACAAGACGTGCGGTCTTCACGACAAACTGAAG GTTTCATGTGCCCGCTTGTACCTGTACTTCCAATATGCTGCATCCTCATCAACATGTACCTTCTTATGAACCTCGG GAGTCACACGTGGATCCGCGTTTCTGTATGGCTTGCGGCTGGTGCACTAATATATCTCTTCTACGGCCGAAATCACAGTTCCCTGACAGGAACGGCCTACGAGCGCGTATCACCTGCATGA
- the LOC123429375 gene encoding cationic amino acid transporter 3, mitochondrial-like isoform X2 gives MVIVALHRLLPRLSSVHVALPRHLSRLSPVGAYDSMDCASSTRLPLALGACLHTVSSSPPTIADDTGHATPPSLAASTCGGGRFSPRATTPPTSAVYFTEDEIARLHALLIASDSLLTGASTSTPSVALLTEWEIGRFRCLIAASSTWSVGSTTDSSGIVRPPSTQAGVGSTIGAGIYVLVGTVAHDHAGPALTLSFLIAGIAAALSALCYAELSCRFPSAGSAYHYSYICIGESVAWLIGWALILEYTIGGSSVARGISPNLALFFGGQDKLPFFLAQVHVKWLDTPVDPCAAILVLIVTALLCLGIKESSLVEGVITIANVAIMLFVICAGGWLGFQNGWPGYDVPKGYFPNGAGGVFSGSATLFFAYIGFDAVASTAEEVKNPQRDLPWGMGLTLSMCCFLYMMVSAVIVGLVPYYAMDPDTPISSAFDQYGMQWAAYVISSGAVLALIASLIGAILPQPRIVMAMSRDGLLPPIFSAVSQRTQVPTLSTILTGICAATLAFFMDVSQLAGMVSVGTLLAFTMVAISLLIVRYSPPNDMPMVGADPPSLESLALHTGHSEADEGVLEGPFGNVDEALTASEVTNMVRGQKAKRCILMVCFGVIIFVPAVSFSSLPFYIRCTTCALGGLLLLGATVVLSCIGQDVRSSRQTEGFMCPLVPVLPICCILINMYLLMNLGSHTWIRVSVWLAAGALIYLFYGRNHSSLTGTAYERVSPA, from the exons ATGGTGATTGTCGCTCTACACCGACTCCTACCGCGACTTTCATCGGTGCATGTCGCTCTCCCCCGACACCTCTCGCGACTTTCACCGGTTGGTGCCTATGACTCCATGGACTGTGCTTCATCCACGCGTCTTCCCTTGGCGCTTGGTGCTTGTCTGCACACGGTCTCGTCTTCTCCACCGACCATTGCCGACGATACTGGTCATGCTACACCGCCATCTTTAGCGGCTTCCACATGTGGTGGTGGTCGTTTCTCTCCTCGTGCCACTACGCCGCCTACTTCAGCTGTGTACTTCACCGAGGACGAGATTGCGCGACTTCACGCCCTGCTGATTGCCTCCGACTCTCTATTGACGGGTGCGTCTACATCGACACCTTCAGTTGCGCTCCTGACTGAGTGGGAGATTGGGAGATTTCGCTGCCTGATAGCTGCATCTTCGACATGGTCTGTTGGTTCTACTACGGACTCTTCTGGAATTGtgagaccaccttctacacaagcag GTGTTGGCTCGACGATTGGCGCCGGCATCTATGTCCTGGTAGGAACGGTGGCCCATGACCATGCAGGACCAGCCTTGACACTTTCCTTTCTAATTGCTGGCATTGCTGCTGCTCTTTCTGCCTTGTGTTATGCCGAGCTTTCTTGCCGCTTCCCTTCAGCAGGGAGTGCTTATCACTATTCCTACATTTGCATTGGCGAGAG TGTCGCTTGGCTGATCGGTTGGGCTTTGATTCTCGAGTACACAATCGGTGGATCATCAGTGGCACGTGGCATCTCACCAAACTTG GCTCTGTTTTTTGGTGGCCAAGACAAGTTGCCCTTCTTCTTAGCACAAGTACATGTTAAATGGCTTGACACCCCAGTTGATCCTTGTGCTGCCATTCTTGTCCTCATAGTGACCGCATTACTCTGTCTGGGAATAAAGGAG AGCTCACTTGTGGAAGGCGTCATCACCATTGCAAATGTCGCAATTATGCTGTTTGTCATCTGTGCCGGTGGATGGTTAGGATTCCAGAATGGCTGGCCTGGTTATGATGTTCCGAAAGG TTACTTTCcgaatggtgcaggtggagtttttTCTGGATCAGCAACCCTCTTCTTTGCTTACATTGGCTTTGATGCAGTTGCCAGTACAGCTGAAGAG GTGAAGAATCCTCAACGTGATCTTCCATGGGGAATGGGTTTGACTTTGTCAATGTGCTGCTTCCTCTACATGATGGTTTCTGCTGTTATTGTCGGACTGGTGCCATATTATGCAATGGATCCTGACACCCCTATTTCATCTGCATTTGATCAATACGGAATGCAATGGGCAGC GTATGTCATTTCCAGTGGGGCTGTTCTTGCTCTCATAGCATCACTGATTGGCGCTATTCTCCCTCAG CCAAGAATTGTCATGGCTATGTCAAGAGATGGACTGCTTCCCCCAATATTCTCAGCTGTTAGTCAACGGACTCAAGTCCCAACATTGAGCACAATTCTGACTGGGATATGTGCTGCTACCCTTGCTTTTTTCATGGATGTGTCACAATTGGCAGGGATG GTAAGCGTGGGCACACTATTGGCATTTACAATGGTTGCGATTTCTCTTTTAATAGTAAGATATTCTCCTCCGAATGATATGCCAATGGTAGGTGCTGATCCACCCTCACTTGAATCACTAGCTTTACACACTGGGCATTCAGAGGCAGATGAGGGAGTTTTGGAAGGTCCTTTTGGCAATG TTGATGAAGCACTTACTGCTAGCGAGGTCACCAACATGGTAAGGGGACAAAAAGCTAAAAGATGCATATTGATGGTTTGCTTTGGGGTCATCATCTTTGTACCAGCGGTTTCTTTCTCCTCCTTGCCATT TTACATACGATGCACAACATGTGCCTTAGGTGGCTTGCTCTTGCTCGGTGCTACCGTTGTACTTTCATGCATCGGACAAGACGTGCGGTCTTCACGACAAACTGAAG GTTTCATGTGCCCGCTTGTACCTGTACTTCCAATATGCTGCATCCTCATCAACATGTACCTTCTTATGAACCTCGG GAGTCACACGTGGATCCGCGTTTCTGTATGGCTTGCGGCTGGTGCACTAATATATCTCTTCTACGGCCGAAATCACAGTTCCCTGACAGGAACGGCCTACGAGCGCGTATCACCTGCATGA
- the LOC123429375 gene encoding cationic amino acid transporter 2, vacuolar-like isoform X3: MQQGSRLSWSDLQSLARRKPAASAAAADGRRLAKALSVPHLTAIGVGSTIGAGIYVLVGTVAHDHAGPALTLSFLIAGIAAALSALCYAELSCRFPSAGSAYHYSYICIGESVAWLIGWALILEYTIGGSSVARGISPNLALFFGGQDKLPFFLAQVHVKWLDTPVDPCAAILVLIVTALLCLGIKESSLVEGVITIANVAIMLFVICAGGWLGFQNGWPGYDVPKGYFPNGAGGVFSGSATLFFAYIGFDAVASTAEEVKNPQRDLPWGMGLTLSMCCFLYMMVSAVIVGLVPYYAMDPDTPISSAFDQYGMQWAAYVISSGAVLALIASLIGAILPQPRIVMAMSRDGLLPPIFSAVSQRTQVPTLSTILTGICAATLAFFMDVSQLAGMVSVGTLLAFTMVAISLLIVRYSPPNDMPMVGADPPSLESLALHTGHSEADEGVLEGPFGNVDEALTASEVTNMVRGQKAKRCILMVCFGVIIFVPAVSFSSLPFYIRCTTCALGGLLLLGATVVLSCIGQDVRSSRQTEGFMCPLVPVLPICCILINMYLLMNLGSHTWIRVSVWLAAGALIYLFYGRNHSSLTGTAYERVSPA; the protein is encoded by the exons GTGTTGGCTCGACGATTGGCGCCGGCATCTATGTCCTGGTAGGAACGGTGGCCCATGACCATGCAGGACCAGCCTTGACACTTTCCTTTCTAATTGCTGGCATTGCTGCTGCTCTTTCTGCCTTGTGTTATGCCGAGCTTTCTTGCCGCTTCCCTTCAGCAGGGAGTGCTTATCACTATTCCTACATTTGCATTGGCGAGAG TGTCGCTTGGCTGATCGGTTGGGCTTTGATTCTCGAGTACACAATCGGTGGATCATCAGTGGCACGTGGCATCTCACCAAACTTG GCTCTGTTTTTTGGTGGCCAAGACAAGTTGCCCTTCTTCTTAGCACAAGTACATGTTAAATGGCTTGACACCCCAGTTGATCCTTGTGCTGCCATTCTTGTCCTCATAGTGACCGCATTACTCTGTCTGGGAATAAAGGAG AGCTCACTTGTGGAAGGCGTCATCACCATTGCAAATGTCGCAATTATGCTGTTTGTCATCTGTGCCGGTGGATGGTTAGGATTCCAGAATGGCTGGCCTGGTTATGATGTTCCGAAAGG TTACTTTCcgaatggtgcaggtggagtttttTCTGGATCAGCAACCCTCTTCTTTGCTTACATTGGCTTTGATGCAGTTGCCAGTACAGCTGAAGAG GTGAAGAATCCTCAACGTGATCTTCCATGGGGAATGGGTTTGACTTTGTCAATGTGCTGCTTCCTCTACATGATGGTTTCTGCTGTTATTGTCGGACTGGTGCCATATTATGCAATGGATCCTGACACCCCTATTTCATCTGCATTTGATCAATACGGAATGCAATGGGCAGC GTATGTCATTTCCAGTGGGGCTGTTCTTGCTCTCATAGCATCACTGATTGGCGCTATTCTCCCTCAG CCAAGAATTGTCATGGCTATGTCAAGAGATGGACTGCTTCCCCCAATATTCTCAGCTGTTAGTCAACGGACTCAAGTCCCAACATTGAGCACAATTCTGACTGGGATATGTGCTGCTACCCTTGCTTTTTTCATGGATGTGTCACAATTGGCAGGGATG GTAAGCGTGGGCACACTATTGGCATTTACAATGGTTGCGATTTCTCTTTTAATAGTAAGATATTCTCCTCCGAATGATATGCCAATGGTAGGTGCTGATCCACCCTCACTTGAATCACTAGCTTTACACACTGGGCATTCAGAGGCAGATGAGGGAGTTTTGGAAGGTCCTTTTGGCAATG TTGATGAAGCACTTACTGCTAGCGAGGTCACCAACATGGTAAGGGGACAAAAAGCTAAAAGATGCATATTGATGGTTTGCTTTGGGGTCATCATCTTTGTACCAGCGGTTTCTTTCTCCTCCTTGCCATT TTACATACGATGCACAACATGTGCCTTAGGTGGCTTGCTCTTGCTCGGTGCTACCGTTGTACTTTCATGCATCGGACAAGACGTGCGGTCTTCACGACAAACTGAAG GTTTCATGTGCCCGCTTGTACCTGTACTTCCAATATGCTGCATCCTCATCAACATGTACCTTCTTATGAACCTCGG GAGTCACACGTGGATCCGCGTTTCTGTATGGCTTGCGGCTGGTGCACTAATATATCTCTTCTACGGCCGAAATCACAGTTCCCTGACAGGAACGGCCTACGAGCGCGTATCACCTGCATGA
- the LOC123429375 gene encoding cationic amino acid transporter 2, vacuolar-like isoform X9, with protein sequence MVIVALHRLLPRLSSVHVALPRHLSRLSPVGAYDSMDCASSTRLPLALGACLHTVSSSPPTIADDTGHATPPSLAASTCGGGRFSPRATTPPTSAVYFTEDEIARLHALLIASDSLLTGASTSTPSVALLTEWEIGRFRCLIAASSTWSVGSTTDSSGIVRPPSTQAGVGSTIGAGIYVLVGTVAHDHAGPALTLSFLIAGIAAALSALCYAELSCRFPSAGSAYHYSYICIGESVAWLIGWALILEYTIGGSSVARGISPNLIPFYVSQALFFGGQDKLPFFLAQVHVKWLDTPVDPCAAILVLIVTALLCLGIKESSLVEGVITIANVAIMLFVICAGGWLGFQNGWPGYDVPKGYFPNGAGGVFSGSATLFFAYIGFDAVASTAEEVKNPQRDLPWGMGLTLSMCCFLYMMVSAVIVGLVPYYAMDPDTPISSAFDQYGMQWAAYVISSGAVLALIASLIGAILPQPRIVMAMSRDGLLPPIFSAVSQRTQVPTLSTILTGICAATLAFFMDVSQLAGMVICYWPCKMVALPSGELLQLMKHLLLARSPTW encoded by the exons ATGGTGATTGTCGCTCTACACCGACTCCTACCGCGACTTTCATCGGTGCATGTCGCTCTCCCCCGACACCTCTCGCGACTTTCACCGGTTGGTGCCTATGACTCCATGGACTGTGCTTCATCCACGCGTCTTCCCTTGGCGCTTGGTGCTTGTCTGCACACGGTCTCGTCTTCTCCACCGACCATTGCCGACGATACTGGTCATGCTACACCGCCATCTTTAGCGGCTTCCACATGTGGTGGTGGTCGTTTCTCTCCTCGTGCCACTACGCCGCCTACTTCAGCTGTGTACTTCACCGAGGACGAGATTGCGCGACTTCACGCCCTGCTGATTGCCTCCGACTCTCTATTGACGGGTGCGTCTACATCGACACCTTCAGTTGCGCTCCTGACTGAGTGGGAGATTGGGAGATTTCGCTGCCTGATAGCTGCATCTTCGACATGGTCTGTTGGTTCTACTACGGACTCTTCTGGAATTGtgagaccaccttctacacaagcag GTGTTGGCTCGACGATTGGCGCCGGCATCTATGTCCTGGTAGGAACGGTGGCCCATGACCATGCAGGACCAGCCTTGACACTTTCCTTTCTAATTGCTGGCATTGCTGCTGCTCTTTCTGCCTTGTGTTATGCCGAGCTTTCTTGCCGCTTCCCTTCAGCAGGGAGTGCTTATCACTATTCCTACATTTGCATTGGCGAGAG TGTCGCTTGGCTGATCGGTTGGGCTTTGATTCTCGAGTACACAATCGGTGGATCATCAGTGGCACGTGGCATCTCACCAAACTTG ATACCATTTTATGTTTCTCAGGCTCTGTTTTTTGGTGGCCAAGACAAGTTGCCCTTCTTCTTAGCACAAGTACATGTTAAATGGCTTGACACCCCAGTTGATCCTTGTGCTGCCATTCTTGTCCTCATAGTGACCGCATTACTCTGTCTGGGAATAAAGGAG AGCTCACTTGTGGAAGGCGTCATCACCATTGCAAATGTCGCAATTATGCTGTTTGTCATCTGTGCCGGTGGATGGTTAGGATTCCAGAATGGCTGGCCTGGTTATGATGTTCCGAAAGG TTACTTTCcgaatggtgcaggtggagtttttTCTGGATCAGCAACCCTCTTCTTTGCTTACATTGGCTTTGATGCAGTTGCCAGTACAGCTGAAGAG GTGAAGAATCCTCAACGTGATCTTCCATGGGGAATGGGTTTGACTTTGTCAATGTGCTGCTTCCTCTACATGATGGTTTCTGCTGTTATTGTCGGACTGGTGCCATATTATGCAATGGATCCTGACACCCCTATTTCATCTGCATTTGATCAATACGGAATGCAATGGGCAGC GTATGTCATTTCCAGTGGGGCTGTTCTTGCTCTCATAGCATCACTGATTGGCGCTATTCTCCCTCAG CCAAGAATTGTCATGGCTATGTCAAGAGATGGACTGCTTCCCCCAATATTCTCAGCTGTTAGTCAACGGACTCAAGTCCCAACATTGAGCACAATTCTGACTGGGATATGTGCTGCTACCCTTGCTTTTTTCATGGATGTGTCACAATTGGCAGGGATGGTAATATGTTACTGGCCATGTAAAATGGTAGCATTGCCAAGTGGAGAGCTACTCCAG TTGATGAAGCACTTACTGCTAGCGAGGTCACCAACATGGTAA